One Periophthalmus magnuspinnatus isolate fPerMag1 chromosome 4, fPerMag1.2.pri, whole genome shotgun sequence genomic window, CTCTCATCGTTCCACTTGCCCGCCTGATACTGTCTCTTAATGTACATCTCCACACAGTCCTCACTTCGCCGTGCATCTTTGTTGGCGTTATTGGGTTCCCCTAATGCCCAGTTTTTTGCTTCTTCTGTCAGAGGCTTGTTGGTTCCTACCCAGGTCCACACGTCATTGATTTTGCGAATACCAATCCAGTAGTAGGTGGATTTTTTGGGCAGCCAGCTGTTGAGGTGTGTTATCTCCTCTTGGTTCTGGATGGCCACCATGTCTGTGTGATGCTCCTGGCACCAGGTTCTTGCTTGTTGCCAGgtcatttttgtttgtgaatagTGGTAAGACCAGCAGTTGACGCTTGTCCAAAATGACATTGCTAGAAATAAAAAAGCTGTTTGTTAGGAAACAAAATGAATGAGCTGCatatgaagtaaaatatttagagAGATCATACCTGAGCAAAGGCAGACCAAAATTATCCTGCCTGAATAGGTCTGAAGTGATCCAGTGTTCATCTGATAAAAAGTGATACATATTTTAAGCAACAGACTTTAACAAATATAACTTATTTATTGCACAACTCTTACCATTTTGCTGTGTGTAATATGCAGTGGATGATTCTTAGTTGTCTTAAATCAGTGGTGGTCTTTGCAGCAGAAGGCAGTAAGTAGCATCTGAATCCATAAAGACCTTGTTACTGCTTTTATACTCTACTCCAGTGAGTTTCACTTTTCCGGGAAGTAACATCAGGACCGGGAATTTTCATTGGAAATTCCACACTCCCCCAGTGCCCAGTCCCACATGGGGTCCCGGAAATATTCTTCATTCTTATTCACATTCTTAAAATCAGCTTAAATAATTACGTGTTAGATTACCTATATTGAATGTAAGTATTCCGTATTTGTGTTATAGCTTTGCCATTGTGTGTTTGCAAATTATACACTGTCTCATTATTAGTCATATTTGGCCAAAAGGATTATAGCCTATAAACACCTGGAAACTTCAATTTCAAGAGAgcatagatataaaaaatatagataAAAATTCAGTGAACTAAAAACTTGACATCCTTTTGTTTTCGGTAGCACAGACGGGAAACATGTTGCTGGAGCGGAGGCACCTCAAGCTGTTACAAAGTGACATTTTACATCCttccttttttaatttaaaagaacTGAGGCTCATCACCTTTTCAACTCAACGCCTCACGGAAAACCTGAAAGCCATAAAAAGCacaaagcagaagaagaaaaggacaTAAGCTCATTAAAATAGATACTTCATATTTCAAACTTTCATGAATCATAGCTCAAGATAAAAATGTTTGACTGGACTCACTAAAAGTAGGCCTTTTGTATTAACCTGAAACTATAGTCTAACTTTCATGAGCCAAAATATAATGTAGGCTATATGATCGGAGAACTGAAAGGAGGTCTTTTGGGAAATAAATAtaagctttaaaacatgaaagaaGCCTCACATTTCACTGTTGCGTTTGACGTTCTTGTTCATTGCCAGTAGGAGGCGCCTGCGAGTCTCGTGGCGCAGCTCAATAAAAAAACTGACGCATGTCCCTTTAAGAGACCGTCAGACCGTAGAAGgtttgtgtgcatttgtgcgCAGTCGCCTCTCTCCGCTCTTCAGTTGTACTGCGAAGAAAAGTCTGTCCTGGGTTTGGAGTAGCTGATTACAATGGCAGACATTCTGGCTAAAGTCCCCGACGTAGAGATTGATCCAGAGGGAACATTCAAATACATATTATTAAGAATTAAAGCCAAAGATGGCGATGCATTTAAACACATAGTTCGGGGCACGAAAAGTGCAGAGTACCACAGTAAGTTTGTCCATTGAGTGCGCTGACTGTGCTTGTAGAAGTGCGCCAGTTAACCATCTGTGCCCTGTATGCGCAATTACTATacagtctctgtgtgtgtatttatatatatatatatatatatatatatatatatatatatatatatatatatatatatatatatatatacatacatacatacttattCATCATTCATTCttttaccatagactgcatttattttttttcttttcagatcACATCTTTGAGAAAGTGAGTCCAGCCATGGATGCCCTGGGTCTGGAGTGTAAATGTCTTGGAGGAGGGAAGATCGAGCACAACAGTTCTGACAAAAAAATTAGAGTCTTTGGTGAATCAACTGTATGTTTGTTAGCCTATAAATGTAGCTGTTATACGTACACCTATAACACTTCAAAGTCTTGTGTTTCTTTTGCTTAGGCATTTGGTAAAGCTGACCATGCAGAGTCTGCAGAGAAGCTTAAGAGTGCCTTTAGTGGATATGAGGTCACTTGGTcagatgacaaaaaataaacactccAACTTCTATCAAAGGATCAACCCTACTGCATTTTTATGGTCTTAGTCTACCAATAAACCAGTGTTGTGTTTGATTTTGTGGAAATGTGCCAAGCGTAAAGTCCATACAGGAAGGCGTGGGAATCACTTATAAGCTGGATGGAAAGTTGTATTGTTTCAAATTAGATAAACAAATGGGTGGTTCACATAATTTGTCACTCAGATCTACTACTTTCCGGAAAGTAAATTTAACCAAAGCACATTAATGGCTTTTACGTCCAGTATTAGctcttgatttgttttgttttttctagatTTTATCAACAACCATGGTGTAAATAAACCAGcagaagtaaaaataatttgTGTTTATTGCCCAGTCTATGAACAAAATTAGGTATCAAACTGTTTACTTTGGTAACCTTTACTTCCtacatgtgttttgttcttcCTGCTCTTCCAAAGACCAAATTTGGTCCTAGACTCAGCTCTCTCACCTCTGCTTGTACCAACACTGTATGACTGAATGTCACCTCATGACCTCCTTGAAACAAACAATGAGATCTTCCGATCCCACCTCAAATCTGGATCCAGTTTCCTCTCCACTGATAACCTCTTTTCTTTACAGACTGGGGGTCAGATCAGCAGGGATATTCGCTTCTTCTGGAAAGGGCTTACCGGTAGTTTTGTAGGTAAAAATAGCAGTCCATGCAGAAAGAAAATGCACTACATTTTGACAggactgtaaagtaaaagtattttattacagtttgagacctgctgaaaaggctgagtagtttatttttaacaaggtcatagttaaaatatacaaaaaacagctagaaaaaaccccaacaaaattcagcataaatcttcaacaaaatcactacatttgaagcttttacttttacttgaagcttttttttttactctgttatctgtactttcatcttaacaaaattgagtacaaCTTCCACCATTGAAAATGACAAATACAACCTGGATTGCAAGTACTGAAACCATTAGTCCATACATCAACATCACAATATTTTTTCTGCCCTCGTCAGTTAAACTAGGCCtatattttaatatgatttgTGACCAACTAATTTGTTAACCAATCCTGTCTGAGATCCATGTATGCACTTCACTTCTGGACTTAATAAAGCGTAATGGCTTTCCTGAAGCAGTGGCAGCTTACACCTTAGCTGTTGGGAAACAATGCAGCAACACCAGTGTGGGTGTTTACAGCAAATGTCCACGTGTCCAGATCTTATCAACAAACAATAGCAGTCTGGAAGCACTCTCAACTGAGGGGTCTAAAGGAAAAATAGCAGGAAAAGAGACTGACTGGACAGGCCGGAGAGAGTGTAACTGATACTATTTCTGAGTATTCTAATTTGAGCATTGCAAATCAATACAGAAATAACTTTCAAATTAGCCAGTCTTTTATACCTGGTTTCATCCTATCTTAGACTATATTCAGCCCAAATTTAGGACTGATACACACCGGATTTAGATCTGGCAGTGCTACTTAGacagtaaatatatataaataaaaagtaagttaagtaaaaagttatttgttttgatggtaCTTGatatgaaaagtttgagaaccactgctctaaataCACATGACCCCCTTTCTTGCATTGGGCTCTGTGTAAACATGACATGGTATACCCTTTACCCGGGGCAGCATTGGTTCAATGGTAGAGTGGTAACCCAAGGCCCACTAACTCACTAAAGTTAGCAGATCATTCCCTGCACCTAAGGATCTCTGAATGGTTGGCTGTAGCCAATCAGCGCAGAGCCTTGGTTTCTGCGTCACATCCTCCCAAAACACCCGCGCGCACTGCGGTCTGCCTTTTCCCACTTCCTACGCTGAAAAACGGCTTTGTGTTTCACAAAGTTAATATTATTGTATAGACGAATACAAACAACTTATCATATACATGGGTCCCTTTAAAATACAGCGTTTATGGTAAGAAATCTCACTAGATGACCAACTAAAATGCTGTTAAGCTAAATGAAATGCAAATTTTTGCCCACAACATAGCATGTTCCGTTTTAACttaggctgtataaagaagtctaaggttatatatacaatctatggttttAACGTGACTTTTGTTCGGAATAACATTGAAGATTGTTGAGTGATTCTTTTCAAGCAACAGTGAGTCACTCGGTGTTTGAACATATCGTCCGGATGAGTGCGGTCTGATGTGTCCCGGAGGCTGCTGTCATGTCCCAGACCAACTCCTCTCTCCTGGACGAGGTGGTGCAGTGGAGTCCGGAAACATGCCGCCAGGAGCTCAAGTCTGTGCTCCCCAAGCTCGCCATATCCTTTTGGATAATGGGAATAACAGGCACCATCAAAGGCTTTCAAAACTTCCCCAAGTGTTAGTCAGTGCTTTCGAACAATTGCATAATAGCTTTGTAATGCATAATTATTTGATATTGGTAATCTACAATTGAATGTATTTACATGCTTAGTGATTTGTTAGAACTATACTGAAGGTATATTAAAAATTAAACTTTACATCCATTATGCATTTACCCTAACTGACTGTACTCCTTGCACCACAAATCAGAAAGCTGGGATGATCATATACGTGAGTTACATGCATGGATAATATGTTTACTGAAAAACGGCTGGTTTGTGACACTTCACATTTGACTGATTGTTTATATTTGATAGGTATTCTGAAGGTAATCACAGATATGTTTCTGCCCCACATTGGTTTGTCCGAGCTGGAAGATGAGTGCTTCTCGAAGGTCCTTCCAAAGGTAAAGACACCCTCACTCACATTATCTGAGCATAATGATATTTCAGTTCTTTAAAATGTCCTCTGTGATTCCTGGGACATATACAGGCTGCCACAGTGTTTGACAGCATGTTGAAAGAGATTTTAGACCAGGTTGGAGGGTTGTCCAGCCAAAACACAGAACTTTGTGCTTTTCTCAGAAGACTACTGGAGGTAACATAATACAGACTACACTTGACACACTGCACTTGCTTTTCACTTTTAGATTATAATATACCAGTCTTTATTTTGCTTTCAGTCAATGATGCAGTTAATTGATTCCCTGTCAGCTTGTGTGCGGCATGTGGGGTCGTTTGATGAAGCTCCATATTTAGATACCATTCGTTCTTTACCAACTTGTGTCCTGAAAATTCTTAAGGACACATTTCAACATTGTAAGGTCAGTTTGATTTGCTTGTGCTTTCATTTTGTATATGCTTCACTCAGGTTATTAATTTTTGTTTATGATTGTAGGACAGTGAGGTGGTTTACTGTGGCCGCCTGTCCCTAGTGGCTGATCTTCTCCAGGCCCTGTTTAAAGCAGCTTACTCCCTGCAGAAGGGCCTTTTGGAGATTTTGGACCGTGTTTCTTTGGACAGCAGTGCCTCAGATGAAGAAGTCTCTGACATTGTTACTGGTGTGTACTTGacttattgtttgttttttgcatgcATAGACATAACACCGTTAAatttatatattgtatattgttcaGCCAATATCTGACTCTgactgattaaaaatgtattcattattgtttttaatgtatattttttatgtttgaagTCATCCACAGTCTGCTGGATATTTGCTCAATCATATCCAACCTGGACGTAGCGCTTCATGCCAACACATGGAAATTTCTAATCAAGTCAGTTGCTAGGTTATTGTAAATGATCTTGTTTTGTAATACTTGTATAATTGTaacatttcaatattattacaGACACAGCCTAAAGTATCACTCACTGGTGGAGGAACATCTTCATCATAGAGACATCAGCGCTGCCCTGTGTGATAACCTGTCATCATCTTTTCAATATTGTCTGGAGATGGCTGAACAGATGCAGTTTTCTAGTTTGCAGGTGGAACCCCAATGTAATATAGTTTTAAGCTCTAtttaagtactgtatttaacttttttttgagAGTCAGTCTTTTAGGATTATAAAACAGAGGTAATCAGCAGAATAATGTTGTTTTGCTCCCTGTGCTATTTTAGTAGTTGACTTTACAGCACTCCTGTACCTGACCTTTGCCTTCAGAGTGTTCAGAATGCTGTTGCCATTGTTACAGTTCTCATTTGTCTTTCAAAGGAGACATCACAAACTGCTGAACAAAAGTTGTTTCAGAAATCTGCAAAGATGTGCAGATTCTTTGGGAACACATTAGTTCATTACATAAaggtaataaaaacaaaacctgtCACTCTGGGTAGTATTAGCattttaataatagtaattgtCTTGGTTTTCAGGAGTTTGGATCTTTTATGACAAAGTGTTGCCACCACTTTTATCAACTCTACCTCCAGATTTTAAGGTCTGTATTATTTGATGTTTGTGAAGAACAAAGAACCATAGGTACGTAATTTCATATGTTCTACAGTAAGTTCCCACCAAACCTGAGCTCGCCTCTGCTGCCTCCTGGTTTGTCTGAGGAGCTAAATGTTGCTGCCCGGATCCCTCTGGATGCACTATTGTTCCAACTACTGCCATTACGGGCCTTTGCTGAAGCTGCCCTCCAGCCtaatttaagtgtgttttaataaaaaattcttgtatttgtaatttatcatgtgacttttgtggttttaaatgcCTAGTGTTCACTTACCCAGAATTAGTTCCTGAGCATGAGCTGTCTCAGTGCCTTTTGTTGGTGAGTGTCATGGATCAGCTGGGCTCTCAACCAGAGGATGTGCAGCAGCTGTGGTACACTGGAAGTCTCTTCTCAGAGGAAATACAGAGGTGATGCTTAATGCTGTCTCTTAattcaaacacaaaatgcagATTAAATATCCCATGTCAATATTTTCAGGCTTCCTTTATATGAAGCTGTGTTGAGTAGCTTCCGGCGGTGCTACACAGAGTGCAGGTTACCGGTGCTGTTGCCAGGGGTAATGATGAACGGTCAGGCTCAGGCTTCGGTCACTCTTCACCAGCATGTTTGTGTTCATCTTTGTGCCAGTGTGGCTGCGCTCCAACCTGCTTACTTTTCATTGCTGGTTAGTGTGATTTAATCTACTGCTGCAGTGATTGCTATTTTAGATTGTTcccttttgcaaaaaaaaagaaatgtaagaAAACTACCAACTACCTTTTTCAACgaagtataagggtcacttttaaaaaaataatgacaGTGCAATGAGAATAAAGTAACAACATTTTGACATTGAAGTTTTCAGGCTTCACTTACAAACTTGTAAGTTGtaagaataaagaataaagtcatattcaaaGTAAAGGCATTATTTTATCCAGATTTAGGGGCTGACACGTCAAACGCAGGAGAGCAATTGCCTGACCAGGCTGCAAAAAAATGGCCCTTATttgagttaaaaaatgtaataagaaCCTATGCACGATGGACGTACAACTTTATATTGCTGGCCTTTTAAAGTTACCTGTTGAATCATTTTCCTGGGAATGATCCCCATGCGCCTCTGCTCGTAGCTGAGTGCTCCTGGGCAGGAAACTGACTGTGCTCTGATCCCCAGGCAAATACAGGCATAGGAGTCTTTACACGATTTTCACCCTATCTGTTCCCTTGACTTTGATCTTTCCACACTTGCTTACGCTTGTTTGCTGGCTTGTGGAGTAGTGCGCAACTAGACACCGGCAGCTCATGTTTACATTGTGTACTTGGAATATCCATTGATACGGGGTGTACGCAGTGCTTCAGGTCCTCAGTGGGGAACAGCAAGGACATGCTGTGGTCAATTCCATACAAAGAATTCGGGATCAGGTACTGAAACCAGTTTCAGCTTTGTGTGTTGGACAAACTACACATTTGGAGACAGAAACAGGATAGCGCAGCAAAGCGCCCTCTTTTAGAATAGCAGAGACGCGAAGCTCAGTGGAGCGGAGTATGGGTAAAGATCGAGCTGAGACTCCTCTACCTGTTTGTGACTCAGAGTACAGCCAGAGCACAGCCTGTGTCCTGCCCAATAGCCGCAGTTAGAAAATGTCATCTACTTCATTCAGCAGTTGACTGATGTCAAAAATGTCAGCATTTCCTTTATGGGCATTTATGTAAGCTTTTTACTCATCCAAGCGCCAGTCTTTTTTAGTCTGCGTTCGCTTTTATTTGGCGTCGAGCTCTAAATCATTGTATACATTATTTTTGGTAAAAGTGCTTCTTTTTTGGCTACAACTTTATTCGCATTAAATCATGTCTTAATATTGAAATGGCGCcccacatgttttttatttttgtaaaatgatCCTTATACGCTGTAGAAAAGACCTTATCGTGTTAGTTCTGAAAGCCTAAATGTGCCGGATTTCCACCTATTCAGACAAAGTTGTTTCACTTTTAGTTTTCTCTGTAACTAATTTGTTTTATCTACTGTTTATTCTGGCACAGTGACTtcccttttttttgtttcttttcaggAGCAGTGTTTAGTCCGTTTTGTTTTACAGCCTGACACTCACTGTGCTTTGTTGGCAATAGATACTTGGTGTTTCACAGTACGGTATGGCTATACATATCTCCTCTATCATATTCCATGTTTTGTCACTCTCTGCCTCTATTCAGCAGTTtgtaacaatttaaaaagttttgAAGATATTATTGGTCATTAATAGTGTCCATCTCTGCAGGTATGGGACAGCAGAACTATGTCTGCATCATGCCCTCCTCATTGGTCAGCTGGTAAGTTGTAGTGACTGTTGAAAATGACCAGTTTATACTAATGACAAAGAACAtactaaacataaaataaattaaaaacagtttACCTTCATCACATTGCATTGCATACATTAAATATACATCCAGAAGTTACAGTTAGGCAACACAGTGCAATCTTCTTGTccttttgtatttataatatttcTTCTATGAAAATCTATTAAATCTATTTCTCAATCTTCCAGATGAAAAATGTCCCCACTGAGTCCTATCAATGCTCCCACCTGGGCCTGTTGCTGAGGCGAATGGCTTTCCTCTTGACACCAAATCATCAGgttttgaaaaaacaaacaaacattttattcatacaaaggtCTTGTAGGGTTTCCTTTCCCATCTCCATCACATCTAATTTGTTCAGAATAAAACCTCCAGAGCTTTAGATAACTTTAGATAATCCCCTGATTGATatttctctccacctcccttAGTTGTAAACACTATGCATGTAACTAGTTATGCATTTATGCCTCCTCTCTTGTGTTATGCTGTTCAGATAGAGTTTGTGAAGCAGTTCCCACCATCAGTGATGGACAATCTGCCTGTGTGGAGTCATGTCCTCCTGAAAGCTTTTTCTCAGGAAACGCAGTGTAAAATTCAGTCTGGCATTGTCAAGCTTGCTCAAAAGAGCTTGGATGACTGGCACAAAGATGACTATAAGCTAGGACAAGTTAACAAAATGGTAAGAAAACCATATTTGCACATAATCTAGATGCTCGGGTTTGATGACATTTgataacaaaagtaaaacaactTACCTCAGACCTTATGGTTGTGGGAACCCTGTTTTTCTTCATGTAACGACTAAAGATAAAGTATTTTCCTTTGGGTGTGGGGAAccaagaaaaaagttaaaaactatattcataaataaatgtattattttctttGCAGAACCTTGTACTCTTAGGCCTCCTAGTGGTGGCTAGAGGGCAGATGACTGTAGAAGAGCAATACAGAGAAACTATTGGAATGATGATTACCCAGATTTGGTTACGAATGAATCCAGACCAGGTGAAGTGCATTTTGACACAGCTTTTACAAGCTAATAAAGAGAATAGATGATGTGACATATACATTCTTTACCAGATAAAATCACATGCAGTGCTCCAATGTACTCTGGAGCTCCTCCTGTTAATATCTTCAATTGTGGTGAAGAACATGGAGTCTCAAGTCATTTGTCAGGTATATACATCATTTGAACACACATCTATGATGTAGGCATCACTAAGTCACGCCTTTTCAGGTCCTGTTGTGTGTGGAGGCTGTGGTGTCTGTTAAGTCTGTGGATGAACTGCTGCTGGCCACTCTGGAGTTTTTGTCCTCATTGGGAAAGATATTTGTCCCACCTGACTTTCAGGTACTTAGGCCATAataagctgttttgtttttttattattacaacactgttgataaaatgtaaaacttcaTCCCACAGAGCCAAATTCTGCCAAGATTAAGCAGCCTTTTTAGGGTGCTTCTTATAAGCTCGCCGTGGTTAGTACAGCACCATGCACTAGAAGCATTTTCCCGATTTGCAGAGGTAATCAACAATTGTCTTCATTTGTTATATAGTTCTAGCAAATGCCTATAAACTgtatttgaaatgaaaatataaataatgaaatgcTTCTTGTTCAGAGCACAAATCATGAAGAGGTGATTTCTCAGAGTCTGTCTGAAGAAGAAACTAAGGCAATGGTGGTCAACTATCTGAGTAAGGTAAGATTGTCATGGCAGATTACTACAAGGatgttaaatattttaataaataaatgttgttttagaCTGTCAGAGAACAAGAAGGACCAACAAGACTTGAAAGACTCAAAATGGAGACTATGGTGATAGACCAGTTTAATGAAAAGCTTGAGAGTGGTGACTATGGTCCAATGAACCTTTCAGAGGAAACCATTGCTGAAGTTGAGGTAAGGAAGGATAACTGTCCtcaaatatcaaatatttataccCCTTAAACTGTGGAACTTTGTCCCAGCCATGTCCAAAAAGGCCTCGTCAGGAGACCATTGAAGAGGATGACTGTAGCAGACACCTCCAAACTGCGGAGCGTGCTCTTAAAGCTCTACAGCGCCTGCTACAGGACAAAAATGACGCTCACCTGAAACCTCAGTGGTTGGAGTGCAGACTTACAGAGTTACACAATCTTATATCTGACATCAGTCAAGCCAATCACACTTCAGAGTAGAATTTTCCTTAATTTTGGTGTTCAAATGTTCACTTgtctttttaaagaatttattatagtttaataaACTTTTTATTCCAAAATCTAGGACTGTGTTCATGTGAGTTTCATcttttcaatgcattttctaTTAATAACTTTCTGTAACATTGgagcaaaataaaatagatgACAAGAGaacttaataaaatatttatttcaccAACAATCAAATACTAATAAATTATGTACTTTATTTCACATTAATTCAAAGTGCAACCCCCTTGATTAAATCTTCATACCAGTTAAAATATGGCACAAACAAATGTGGGTCAGTTTGTAACTATTGTACTACCAATTGGCAAAGCAGGCCTGCTTGTGTTTGTACATCCAGTAAAATCCTTTTTTCCATAATTGAAAGTCTagaaagcatttattcaaaatgCCTTTAACTTTCCTTGTTATCCTCACTTGGTTGGAATTACCAGGCATTTTCA contains:
- the si:dkey-51e6.1 gene encoding 14 kDa phosphohistidine phosphatase; protein product: MADILAKVPDVEIDPEGTFKYILLRIKAKDGDAFKHIVRGTKSAEYHNHIFEKVSPAMDALGLECKCLGGGKIEHNSSDKKIRVFGESTAFGKADHAESAEKLKSAFSGYEVTWSDDKK
- the firrm gene encoding uncharacterized protein C1orf112 homolog; the encoded protein is MSQTNSSLLDEVVQWSPETCRQELKSVLPKLASLHHKSESWDDHIRILKVITDMFLPHIGLSELEDECFSKVLPKAATVFDSMLKEILDQVGGLSSQNTELCAFLRRLLESMMQLIDSLSACVRHVGSFDEAPYLDTIRSLPTCVLKILKDTFQHCKDSEVVYCGRLSLVADLLQALFKAAYSLQKGLLEILDRVSLDSSASDEEVSDIVTVIHSLLDICSIISNLDVALHANTWKFLIKHSLKYHSLVEEHLHHRDISAALCDNLSSSFQYCLEMAEQMQFSSLQETSQTAEQKLFQKSAKMCRFFGNTLVHYIKEFGSFMTKCCHHFYQLYLQILSKFPPNLSSPLLPPGLSEELNVAARIPLDALLFQLLPLRAFAEAALQPNLKLVPEHELSQCLLLVSVMDQLGSQPEDVQQLWYTGSLFSEEIQRLPLYEAVLSSFRRCYTECRLPVLLPGVMMNGQAQASVTLHQHVCVHLCASVAALQPAYFSLLEQCLVRFVLQPDTHCALLAIDTWCFTVRYGTAELCLHHALLIGQLMKNVPTESYQCSHLGLLLRRMAFLLTPNHQIEFVKQFPPSVMDNLPVWSHVLLKAFSQETQCKIQSGIVKLAQKSLDDWHKDDYKLGQVNKMNLVLLGLLVVARGQMTVEEQYRETIGMMITQIWLRMNPDQIKSHAVLQCTLELLLLISSIVVKNMESQVICQVLLCVEAVVSVKSVDELLLATLEFLSSLGKIFVPPDFQSQILPRLSSLFRVLLISSPWLVQHHALEAFSRFAESTNHEEVISQSLSEEETKAMVVNYLSKTVREQEGPTRLERLKMETMVIDQFNEKLESGDYGPMNLSEETIAEVEPCPKRPRQETIEEDDCSRHLQTAERALKALQRLLQDKNDAHLKPQWLECRLTELHNLISDISQANHTSE